A DNA window from Bacteroidetes Order II. bacterium contains the following coding sequences:
- the gcvH gene encoding glycine cleavage system protein GcvH → MQFPANLHYTKDHEWVRSESDGQFTIGITDFAQRELSDIVFVELPSVGDTFEESDEFGTVEAVKTVSSLYMPLSGTVVAINTALNDDPSVVNNDPYGEGWMIRILAANTAEWEGLLTVEAYQSAIDTD, encoded by the coding sequence TTGCAATTTCCTGCAAACCTGCACTACACCAAAGACCACGAATGGGTGCGTTCAGAATCAGACGGACAGTTCACCATCGGTATTACCGATTTTGCACAACGTGAACTGAGTGACATTGTTTTTGTTGAACTTCCATCCGTTGGCGATACCTTCGAGGAAAGTGACGAGTTTGGAACAGTGGAGGCTGTCAAAACGGTTTCTTCGTTGTATATGCCCCTTTCTGGAACCGTGGTGGCCATCAATACAGCGCTGAATGATGACCCTTCGGTTGTGAACAATGACCCATATGGAGAGGGTTGGATGATCCGCATTTTAGCAGCAAATACAGCGGAATGGGAAGGTTTATTAACAGTCGAAGCCTATCAATCGGCCATTGACACCGATTGA